A single window of Jiangella alkaliphila DNA harbors:
- the gndA gene encoding NADP-dependent phosphogluconate dehydrogenase produces the protein MAGTAQIGVTGLAVMGRNLARNFARHGYTVALHNRTASRTRELVEQFGDEGTFVPAETAEEFVAALERPRRLVIMVKAGGPTDAVIDEFAPLLEPGDMIVDGGNAHFADTRRREAALRERGLHFVGTGVSGGEEGALNGPSIMPGGSVESYASLGPMLETIAAKADDGSPCCTHIGADGAGHFVKMVHNGIEYADMQLIAEAYDLLRHGAGYEPARIAEVFRGWNAGRLDSYLIEITAEVLAHVDAATGKPFVDVVLDQAEQKGTGRWTVQIALDLGVPVSGIAEAVFARSLSGHADLRAVGRGLAGPTPSPLPADEAERFAAQVEEALYASKVVSYTQGFHQLQAAGAEYSWTLDLGAIAGIWRGGCIIRAAFLDRITAAYAKDAALPSLLADEQFAGELGAAQDAWRNVVATATRLGIPVPGFATALSYYDALRAPRLPAALTQGQRDFFGAHTYHRTDRDGVFHTLWSEGRDEEQQS, from the coding sequence ATGGCTGGAACGGCACAGATCGGCGTCACCGGGCTCGCGGTCATGGGCCGCAACCTCGCCCGCAACTTCGCACGTCACGGCTACACGGTCGCGTTGCACAACCGCACGGCGAGCCGCACCCGCGAGCTGGTCGAGCAGTTCGGCGACGAGGGCACGTTCGTCCCGGCCGAGACCGCCGAGGAGTTCGTCGCCGCGCTGGAGCGGCCGCGCCGCCTGGTGATCATGGTCAAGGCGGGCGGGCCGACCGACGCCGTCATCGACGAGTTCGCGCCGCTGCTCGAGCCCGGCGACATGATCGTCGACGGCGGCAACGCGCACTTCGCCGACACCCGGCGGCGCGAGGCGGCGCTGCGCGAGCGCGGGCTGCACTTCGTCGGCACCGGCGTCTCCGGTGGTGAGGAGGGCGCGCTGAACGGCCCGAGCATCATGCCCGGCGGCTCGGTGGAGTCGTACGCGTCGCTCGGCCCGATGCTCGAGACCATCGCCGCGAAGGCCGACGACGGGTCGCCGTGCTGCACGCACATCGGGGCCGACGGCGCCGGGCACTTCGTCAAGATGGTGCACAACGGCATCGAGTACGCCGACATGCAGCTCATCGCCGAGGCGTACGACCTGCTTCGGCACGGCGCCGGCTACGAGCCCGCGCGCATCGCCGAGGTGTTCCGCGGCTGGAACGCCGGCCGGCTGGACTCCTACCTGATCGAGATCACCGCCGAGGTGCTGGCGCACGTCGACGCCGCCACCGGCAAGCCGTTCGTCGACGTCGTCCTCGACCAGGCCGAGCAGAAGGGCACCGGGCGGTGGACGGTGCAGATCGCGCTCGACCTCGGCGTCCCGGTCAGCGGCATCGCCGAGGCGGTGTTCGCACGGTCGCTGTCCGGCCACGCCGATCTCCGGGCCGTCGGCCGCGGGCTGGCCGGGCCCACGCCGTCACCGCTGCCCGCGGACGAGGCGGAGCGGTTCGCCGCGCAGGTCGAGGAGGCGCTGTACGCGTCGAAGGTGGTGTCGTACACGCAGGGCTTCCACCAGCTGCAGGCGGCGGGCGCGGAGTACTCGTGGACGCTGGACCTCGGCGCCATCGCCGGCATCTGGCGCGGCGGCTGCATCATCCGGGCGGCGTTCCTCGACCGCATCACCGCGGCGTACGCGAAGGACGCGGCGCTGCCCAGCCTGCTGGCCGATGAGCAGTTCGCGGGCGAGTTGGGCGCGGCGCAGGACGCGTGGCGGAACGTCGTGGCCACGGCGACGCGGCTGGGCATCCCGGTGCCCGGCTTCGCGACGGCGCTGTCGTACTACGACGCGCTCCGGGCGCCGCGGCTGCCGGCCGCGCTGACCCAGGGCCAGCGCGACTTCTTCGGCGCCCACACCTACCACCGCACCGACCGCGACGGCGTCTTCCACACGCTCTGGTCGGAGGGCCGCGACGAGGAGCAGCAGAGCTGA